From Oryctolagus cuniculus chromosome 17, mOryCun1.1, whole genome shotgun sequence, a single genomic window includes:
- the LOC138846302 gene encoding UPF0449 protein C19orf25 homolog has product MGSKAKKCVVLPTVEQILEDVRRAPAQDPVFTALALEDPPGDPRKSEDPEAQQERLYQQCRAYMAPKTQLQRAGEGLRQQCQGLQ; this is encoded by the exons ATGGGCTCCAAGGCCAAGAAGTGCGTGGTGCTGCCCACGGTGGAGCAGATCCTGGAGGACGTGCGCAGGGCACCGGCCCAAGACCCTGTCTTCACTGCGCTGGCCCTGGAAG ACCCCCCAGGAGACCCCAGGAAGAGTGAGGACCCCGAGGCTCAGCAGGAGCGGCTGTACCAGCAGTGCCGGGCCTACATGGCCCCCAAAACGCAGCTGCAGCGGGCAGGCGAGGGGCTGAGGCAGCAGTGCCAGGGCCTGCAGTGA